A region from the Vibrio navarrensis genome encodes:
- a CDS encoding class II glutamine amidotransferase — MCELLGMSANVPTDICFSFTGLMQRGGKTGPHRDGWGITFYEGKGFRTFKDPKPSCESKIAELVQSYPIKSCSVISHIRQANRGGVSLENTHPFTRELWGRYWTFAHNGQLSDYHTLDSGRHRPVGQTDSEKAFCWLLNQLERRYPETPQDMESVFTYLASCCEVLKEKGVFNMLMSDGEYVMTYCTNHLYWITRRAPFGKAALLDEDVEINFQEETTPNDIVSVIATQPLTGNEAWQRMKPGEYGLFHFGERIITNAPQLKDVPFAAPKPSCQAPTEPLE; from the coding sequence ATGTGCGAATTGCTCGGTATGAGCGCGAATGTCCCCACTGACATCTGTTTCAGTTTTACGGGATTGATGCAACGTGGCGGGAAAACTGGGCCACATCGCGATGGTTGGGGGATTACCTTTTATGAAGGAAAGGGCTTTCGCACCTTTAAAGATCCCAAACCGAGCTGTGAGTCCAAAATCGCTGAACTGGTGCAAAGTTATCCGATCAAAAGCTGTTCGGTGATAAGCCATATTCGTCAAGCTAACCGTGGCGGTGTTTCGCTGGAAAATACCCACCCATTTACCCGTGAGCTTTGGGGACGTTACTGGACATTTGCCCACAACGGTCAACTGAGTGATTACCACACGCTTGATTCTGGTCGACATCGCCCTGTTGGACAAACCGACAGTGAAAAAGCATTTTGTTGGCTGCTCAACCAGTTAGAGCGACGCTATCCTGAAACTCCACAAGATATGGAAAGTGTTTTCACCTATTTGGCCTCATGCTGCGAAGTGCTAAAGGAAAAAGGGGTGTTTAACATGCTGATGAGCGATGGGGAATATGTGATGACCTATTGCACCAATCATCTGTACTGGATCACGCGTCGCGCCCCGTTTGGCAAAGCCGCTTTACTGGATGAAGATGTGGAGATCAACTTCCAAGAAGAGACCACCCCTAACGATATTGTTTCGGTGATTGCTACTCAGCCTTTGACGGGCAATGAAGCATGGCAACGAATGAAGCCCGGTGAATATGGCCTGTTTCACTTTGGTGAACGGATTATCACCAATGCGCCACAACTCAAAGATGTGCCGTTTGCTGCGCCAAAGCCCAGTTGCCAAGCGCCGACAGAACCACTGGAATAA